From Kaistella polysaccharea:
GCGTCGCAAAAAGAGGAAAAAGCACTTAGCGAATCAATATTTTTATTAGATTCAAAATGGCAGAATCAAGATGCGAAGGAACTTGAGTTAAAAGATCTGAAAGGAAAAAACATCGTAATGGTGATGATTTTCACCAGTTGTAAAACGGCTTGTCCGATTTTGGTTTCTGATATGCAAAAAATTGCAAAAAAGATCACTGCAGACAAACTGAAAGAAACAACCATGGTATTAGTTTCCATTGATCCGGAAAATGATACGCCCGAAGTTTTAAAACAATACGGAAAGCAACACAAAATGGAGGGTGAGCCTTGGCTTTTCCTCAGAAGTGATAAAGAATCTGTACGGGAACTGGCCAATGTTTTAGCCGTGAAATACAAAAAGATTTCTCCTATCGTATTCTCGCATTCTAATATTATAACAGTTTTTAATGAAAACGGAGAAATGATTGATCAGACGGAAGGAATCGTAAACTCGGATGCTGTGGCCAAAACAGTAAACGAATTGAACTAAAATAACAACTTTAAAAAAATACCTGCAGAAGAAATTGTGCAGGTATTTTTTGTTTTAAAATTTAATGATCTTTTCCCAGATTATTTCTAAAATCATCAATTCGGTGATCGGTTAATGCATTTCCTTTTTCTATTTTTTCTTTAGAATACAACCTGAAATCATTTTCCGTTTTTTCTAACAGATGATCATAGGGTCCGACAGAAGATATCAATTTTACTAAAACCGGTGCAATCTCGAGTGAAATAAATAATCCCATAATAAAAGCTGCCGCAACGCCAATGATGGCTGAGTTTTTCCCGAGTTCATCCAACGCCTGTAATCTTGCAGCAAAGCCATTAAACTGATCCTCAAAAGTTTCCGTTTTATCTCTTTCCTTTTCGATATTGGTATAAACTTTCGAAACCTCTTTATCCAGATATTCCAGGCGCGGGGCAATCTGTTTCTGATAATTTTCTAAATCAACGCGTCGTTGTTCTTTTAATTCTGCTTTTCTTTCGGCATTCGAGCCATAGCCTACTTTCCCGCTGGTTAAACCACTTTGTTTTCCTAATATTTCTTTTTCCAATTCTACAGCAGCCGAATCATAGGATTTTTGATAGTCTGCAATTTTGGTTTGAATTTGCTTTTTTTCAGTATCGAAAGGTCCGGATTGTTGTAGAATTCTGCCATTCATTTCCGCTTGAAGCTGCGTTTTATTTCTTTGAATAATGGTGTTCAATTGCTTATTGACTTCTTTCTCGAAAATCTTTAATTCCAAAGGTTTAGAAATAATGATACCTAGAAAAGCCGCTAAAATTAAGCGAGGAATTGCCATCAAAATCTGATTCCACCACGTTCCTGTTTTCTTGATGGATGAAACAATATAACGGTCTAAATTAAAAATCATTAAACCCCACAAAATTGCAAAAGCAACGGAAATCCAAATATCATCAAACACCGTAAACATGGCGTAACCCGCCGAAAGTGTCGCAAAAACTGCCGTGAAAAGTACAATTCCGCCAATGCCGGAAAACTTATTCCATTCACTTGGCGTTTTCTTTAAAATATGAATATTTCCGCCGGAGCAAACCATGAGAAATTTTTGAAACCAATTCATAGAATGATTAACTTGATTTAAAGGATTTATCTTTTGATTTTTCATCTTTTAGTACTGTAATAATTAATTGGTATTAGAAAACGCAACAATGTTACAAATAGTATTAGGTTTAGCCAAGTAAATCTTTTGTATAATTAATGTGAACTGGTTTTACAAATAAATTGATTGATAATTAGAAAGTTACCTTACTTCAGCCGATCGGGATTTTGCTTTAGAAAACTGTCCCAGCCCGTATAGGACTTCTCTTGCGACACATTTCCAGAATTGAAATGGTGACAGACGGCAACTGCCAAACCATCAGATGCATCAAGATATTTCGTCGGAAATTCTTTAAGTTTTAGAAGGGTTTTCAGCATTCCGGCAACCTGCTCCTTACTGGCATTTCCGTTTCCCGTGATGGCCATTTTAATTTTTTTAGGGGAATATTCCGTGATCGGAACATCTCGGTATAATGAAGCCGCCATGGCAACTCCCTGCGCGCGACCCAACTTCAGCATCGATTGCACATTCTTGCCAAAAAACGGAGCTTCGAGCGCAACCTCATCAGGATGAAATTCATCAATTAAAGACAAAGTTCGTTCGAAAATATACTTGAGCTTGGTCTCGTGATTTGGATATTTTTTCAGAATCAATTCATGCATTGAAACCAATTCCATCTTACTTCCTTGAACAGAAATAATTCCGAATCCCATAATAGTGGTTCCGGGATCAATTCCTAAAATTATTTTTTCGCTCTGCATTGGCGCAAAGGTAAGATAAGTATACTTTGGATTATTAAGATTTAACCCGAATTTCTTTTAGTTGGGAAAATTTGACCATACAATCATTCTCTTCATCCCAAAGAGTATAAAAAGCATATTTTAAACTTCCAAAAAAAGTAATTTCAGAAACATGTTTTTGAAAAACCGGATTTTCCTGACTGCATCTCTTCAGTTTATAAAAGGGAACTTTTGGCGCCAAATGGTGCAGGTGATGATATCCAATATTTCCTGTAAAGTAATTGAGTATCGCAGGTAATTTATAATAAGAGCTTCCTTTGATCGCGGCCAAAACATATTCCCAGTCTTTTTTCCAGGCTTTATAATTTGGGTTGTGCTGATGCTGCATATAAAAAAACCAGATCGCTGTAAATACGAAAGTGAGCAAAATTGGAATATAAATAAATGCCAATTTTTTGAAACCGTACATCAAATCAAAATTGGGTAATGATAATAAAATGCCCAAGACCGCAAAAAATAAAACAAGAAAAACATTTGTGAGAAGAAGCATTTTTCGCTCTTTATCCCAGCCTTTCAAAGTAATAAACGGAATACGGTTATGGATGAAAATATAATACGCCGGGCCAATAATAAACATGACGGGAAATGACCGATAAATACGATACTTGAATTTTTCAAATTTCGAAAGCGCTTCGTATTCACGAACGGTTAAAAGATTTACATCGCCAATCGTTCGGGTATCTAATTGTCCCTGATGTGAGTGATGGTGATTGTGTGATCTAGCCCAATATTTATAAGGAATACACGTGAGAAAACTGGTAATAAAACCTGTTCTGTCGTTTTTCTTCCGGTCTGGGAAAAATGCTTGATGTCCGCAATCATGTTGAATTATAAATACGCGCGTTAAAAAAAGACCGCCTACAATTGAAACCAATAATGTAGCGATCAGCGAGTAATCGTAGAGAATTGCTGCCAAAAGAAATACACCGATAAATGGTAAAATGGTATTGAAAATCTGCTTCCAGGCGAGTCCTGTTTCGGGTGAAGCGTATGGTTTAATTAGTTTTTTCCAGTCTTTAAGATCCTGTATAATAAGTTCTTCTTGCTCTTTGGTCATATATTATGTTAAGCTGCAAAGATATTAATTTAAAAGAACTATGGCATAAATAATACCTAAATTCGATGTTAAAATTTTCTAAAAAAGTGGTGAAATTTTTACTAATTGCTCTATTTAATCTGTTGTAAAAATTACTAAGTAGAAATTCAAAATAAATTTTACTTAAGAATCCTTCTAATTATTGATATTTAAAAAGTAAAAAAAATGTTTTAGTAATTATCCTTAAAAAAAAGAACAGCATTTTAACGCCTATTAATGAATTCTACGTCATCCATCGCTTCGTGCTCTTTTTTTATTTCCTCGCTTATTATAGTTATATCTCCGGTAGCTTCTAAAATGATGGCATTAATTTTTTCAAAATCCGCATGGCCAGCTTCCCGTACAGATTTATTGATTTCTCCAATTGCGATCCGTTCTTTTTTCAGAGCATCATAAAGCATTTCATCTTTATAATATAATAATGTTGGAGTACTGCTAATTTTCTGCTTGAATTTTTTGCTGCGAACAGAAATATAAGTAATGCAGAATTGCAGTCCGATAAGTAATGCGGCAGCCAATAATCCTTCTACTAAAGGAACGGATTTATTCAAAATGACAGATGCAAGTATCGAGCCCAGAGCGATCGTTACAACAAAATCGAAAGCATTCATTTTTGCTAAGGTTCTTTTACCAGATATTCGAAGTATAAAAATCAAAATAATATAGGCAAGAATAGTTGTCACTGCAACACTCACCAAGCCTTCCCAAGTGTCGAAAAATATTTTATTCATGTTGAATATATTATATTTGGTTAACTTAAAACCAGCCAATTACAGACTTAACCTCACAAAAAGCGGAAAATGATCTGACCCGATTTTCGGCATTCTTTCCAGCGTGTTGAGCCGAAATTGCTTGCTCACAAAAACATGATCCAAAGGCCAACGCATGAAAGGGTTTTCTGCATTAAAGGTGTTTAAAAATCCACGTCCCACCCGGGTATCATGTAATATATTTTTTGTCCCGGTTAACTCATCAACTTCTGCCCAAACCACATCGTTCATATCGCCAGCAACTACGATAGGATATTTGTTATTCTGAATTTCTTTGCCCAGCTTTTTCATGGCAATGTCTCTTTGGCCTACATTATCAGGTAAATCTTCAAAACGCATAGGTGGCACAGGATGCAGACAATGCAAATCTATCTTCTGACCATTTTTAAGTGTTACCAGACATTCAAAAGACGGAACTTTTTTATTATTCAAATAATTAACTTTCAGATTTTCTAAGGGATATTTGCTGTACAAAATCATTCCATACGTTTCGTCATTAATGACCCGTTGAAAATAAGGATATTCTTTTTCCAAATACTTTAACTGTTGATTCCACCAGAGGTCGATCTCCATTCCTAAAATTAAATCCGGGTTTTTCTCCCTGATTAATTTAATCAAATCCGCAGAGTTTCTGTTTGTCATCTTCACATTTGCCAACAGCAAGCTGAAATGATTATCTGAATTTTTTACAATTTCCGCAGAAGGAACTTCAACATCAACTAAACCGGTATAGTTTATCAGAAAAAAAGTATGGATTCCTACACCCAAAACAAGTCCAGATACCAGGATTATTTTGTACCGTTTCCAACTATTTACAAGTAAAAGCAGAAGAATTAGACAAATTATTGACGCAATAAAAAACTGAATTCTAGGAAAGTCCAGCATTTTAAAATATCGAACACTCGAATTTCTGAAAAGCGAAAAAATGGCGCACAGAATAAGGCTTCCGGAAACGAAGTACAAAATGCCCCAAAGAATTTTTTTTACAGTTTTCATGTGATTAAAGTTACTATAAAAATTGCTTCATTTATAAATCTTTCCGCAAATCAATTACAGCATTTTGAATGACGTCTGTAACTTGCTTGATCTCTTTATGAGGAATAAAAATCGCATTTTTACCTTTGGTCTCATCGGCAATATTCGATAAAATAACGACAGAAGTTTTCGTTTCCGGATAATAAATGTTTAAGGACGGTGAACCTTTTACATAACCGGTGTGGAAGTAAGCGTCGGGCTTTCCAATATTCATCATGATGCCAAATCCGTAGCCCATTTTGCCCAAAATCGGGTGTTTTCTGTCGGATGATTTTTCTATGTATTTACTCAACGAGCTCGGTTTCAAAATTTTTCCGTTGTAGAGCGCGTAATTCCATCGATGCAAATCATCAGCTGAAGATAATATTCCACCTGCAGGAACCGAAATTTCGGTATTTGAAAGACGTTTCGGCATATTGTCAACCTTTGAAAAATTTTGGACATTTCCAGTATGCGCGGAAGCAAAGTTATCTCCTTTAAATATATTTGAGGTTGAAGAATTTGTCATGCCCACTTTTTTAAATAATTCCACGGCATTTTCATCGTACGATTTCCCTGAAACCTTTTCAATAATTTGTCCTAAATAATGAAATCCTTTATTGGAATAATGGAATTCAGTTCCGGGTTTGGAAAGCAATCCACTGCCAAAATCCCTGATGCCAGACGTATGATTCAGTAATTCTTTAATCGTAATATTTTGAAATTGATTCGGCTTAAATTCTACCAAATACTTTGAAACTTTGTCTTCCGTAGAAAGTTTTCCCGCATCTTCCTGAATTAAAATTAGAACTGCCGTAAATTGTTTACTTAAAGACGCAATTGCAAAAACCGAATTACTATCCAATTTTTTCTTTTTATTAAAATCGTCAAAACCGTTTTGTCTTTCGTACAAAACTTTATTGTTCTGGCGAACAGAGACGCTTCCATTAAATTGAGTTCTTGCAAAAACAGAATCAATATGCGATTTTAATAAGTTCTTTTGAAACAATATAATGGTGCTGTCAATGATGGCATTTCGTACCGAAGTTTGGTCGGCGATTTTTTCAGCTTCCGATTTACAGGAAAATGAAAAGACAAGAATGAGCAGAAACAGAATAGATTTGATATTCATAGAAGAGGATCGTTTTTTCAAATATAAAGAATGAAAAACAAATAGCTGAAATAGAAATAAAAAAATCTCCCACGATTATTGGAAGATTTTAGTTTTTCATTTATTGTTTTATGAAAGTGCTGCTGCTCCCGCTTCTGCAACTGCATGATCATTTTCTACAGCACTTCCGCTTACGCCGATTGCACCAATAATTTCACCTTCTGCATTTTTTACTAAAACTCCGCCAGGAAAAGTGATCAGTCCACCATTGGAGTGTTCGATATTATAAAGCGATTCTCCAGGCTGAGACAATTTTCCAATTTCTCCAGAATTCATATCAAAGAATCTGGCGGTTTTTGCTTTTTTAATGGAAATGTCCAAAGATCCCAACCAAGCACCATCCATTCTGGCAAAGGCGACCAAATTGGCTCCGCTGTCAACCACGGCGATATTCATTGTACAATCGATTGCTATTGCTTTTTCTTTGGCAGCTGCGATTAATTTTTCTGCTTGTGATAAGGTAATATTCATTTTATTACTTTTTATTGATTTCTATTTTTTTTACAAAACTTCAAAAAAAACCAGCAAAACCTTA
This genomic window contains:
- a CDS encoding fatty acid desaturase, with protein sequence MTKEQEELIIQDLKDWKKLIKPYASPETGLAWKQIFNTILPFIGVFLLAAILYDYSLIATLLVSIVGGLFLTRVFIIQHDCGHQAFFPDRKKNDRTGFITSFLTCIPYKYWARSHNHHHSHQGQLDTRTIGDVNLLTVREYEALSKFEKFKYRIYRSFPVMFIIGPAYYIFIHNRIPFITLKGWDKERKMLLLTNVFLVLFFAVLGILLSLPNFDLMYGFKKLAFIYIPILLTFVFTAIWFFYMQHQHNPNYKAWKKDWEYVLAAIKGSSYYKLPAILNYFTGNIGYHHLHHLAPKVPFYKLKRCSQENPVFQKHVSEITFFGSLKYAFYTLWDEENDCMVKFSQLKEIRVKS
- a CDS encoding SCO family protein codes for the protein MKNIIILFFSAILLFSCNENKASQKEEKALSESIFLLDSKWQNQDAKELELKDLKGKNIVMVMIFTSCKTACPILVSDMQKIAKKITADKLKETTMVLVSIDPENDTPEVLKQYGKQHKMEGEPWLFLRSDKESVRELANVLAVKYKKISPIVFSHSNIITVFNENGEMIDQTEGIVNSDAVAKTVNELN
- the ruvC gene encoding crossover junction endodeoxyribonuclease RuvC; this encodes MQSEKIILGIDPGTTIMGFGIISVQGSKMELVSMHELILKKYPNHETKLKYIFERTLSLIDEFHPDEVALEAPFFGKNVQSMLKLGRAQGVAMAASLYRDVPITEYSPKKIKMAITGNGNASKEQVAGMLKTLLKLKEFPTKYLDASDGLAVAVCHHFNSGNVSQEKSYTGWDSFLKQNPDRLK
- a CDS encoding DUF421 domain-containing protein, which gives rise to MNKIFFDTWEGLVSVAVTTILAYIILIFILRISGKRTLAKMNAFDFVVTIALGSILASVILNKSVPLVEGLLAAALLIGLQFCITYISVRSKKFKQKISSTPTLLYYKDEMLYDALKKERIAIGEINKSVREAGHADFEKINAIILEATGDITIISEEIKKEHEAMDDVEFINRR
- a CDS encoding serine hydrolase domain-containing protein, giving the protein MNIKSILFLLILVFSFSCKSEAEKIADQTSVRNAIIDSTIILFQKNLLKSHIDSVFARTQFNGSVSVRQNNKVLYERQNGFDDFNKKKKLDSNSVFAIASLSKQFTAVLILIQEDAGKLSTEDKVSKYLVEFKPNQFQNITIKELLNHTSGIRDFGSGLLSKPGTEFHYSNKGFHYLGQIIEKVSGKSYDENAVELFKKVGMTNSSTSNIFKGDNFASAHTGNVQNFSKVDNMPKRLSNTEISVPAGGILSSADDLHRWNYALYNGKILKPSSLSKYIEKSSDRKHPILGKMGYGFGIMMNIGKPDAYFHTGYVKGSPSLNIYYPETKTSVVILSNIADETKGKNAIFIPHKEIKQVTDVIQNAVIDLRKDL
- a CDS encoding DUF4407 domain-containing protein — translated: MKNQKINPLNQVNHSMNWFQKFLMVCSGGNIHILKKTPSEWNKFSGIGGIVLFTAVFATLSAGYAMFTVFDDIWISVAFAILWGLMIFNLDRYIVSSIKKTGTWWNQILMAIPRLILAAFLGIIISKPLELKIFEKEVNKQLNTIIQRNKTQLQAEMNGRILQQSGPFDTEKKQIQTKIADYQKSYDSAAVELEKEILGKQSGLTSGKVGYGSNAERKAELKEQRRVDLENYQKQIAPRLEYLDKEVSKVYTNIEKERDKTETFEDQFNGFAARLQALDELGKNSAIIGVAAAFIMGLFISLEIAPVLVKLISSVGPYDHLLEKTENDFRLYSKEKIEKGNALTDHRIDDFRNNLGKDH
- a CDS encoding endonuclease/exonuclease/phosphatase family protein — its product is MKTVKKILWGILYFVSGSLILCAIFSLFRNSSVRYFKMLDFPRIQFFIASIICLILLLLLVNSWKRYKIILVSGLVLGVGIHTFFLINYTGLVDVEVPSAEIVKNSDNHFSLLLANVKMTNRNSADLIKLIREKNPDLILGMEIDLWWNQQLKYLEKEYPYFQRVINDETYGMILYSKYPLENLKVNYLNNKKVPSFECLVTLKNGQKIDLHCLHPVPPMRFEDLPDNVGQRDIAMKKLGKEIQNNKYPIVVAGDMNDVVWAEVDELTGTKNILHDTRVGRGFLNTFNAENPFMRWPLDHVFVSKQFRLNTLERMPKIGSDHFPLFVRLSL
- a CDS encoding GlcG/HbpS family heme-binding protein, which translates into the protein MNITLSQAEKLIAAAKEKAIAIDCTMNIAVVDSGANLVAFARMDGAWLGSLDISIKKAKTARFFDMNSGEIGKLSQPGESLYNIEHSNGGLITFPGGVLVKNAEGEIIGAIGVSGSAVENDHAVAEAGAAALS